In bacterium, a single genomic region encodes these proteins:
- a CDS encoding response regulator has product MFLRRTGCRTDQTAFARGCPVNILIVDDSSTMRKLVRRALRGAGHGKATIHEAGDGVEALAVLEEQEVDLILSDVNMPNMTGLELLEQLQEQGKKYAIVMITTEADTDISSELREKGAGACIGKPFSPDQLGDAISAVMG; this is encoded by the coding sequence ATGTTTCTTCGCCGAACCGGGTGCAGAACCGACCAAACCGCTTTTGCGAGGGGGTGCCCTGTGAACATTTTGATCGTCGATGATTCGTCCACGATGCGGAAACTCGTGCGACGTGCCCTGCGGGGTGCAGGTCACGGAAAAGCCACGATCCACGAGGCCGGTGACGGCGTCGAAGCCCTGGCCGTACTCGAAGAGCAAGAAGTCGACCTCATCCTGAGTGATGTGAACATGCCTAACATGACAGGACTCGAACTGCTCGAGCAGTTACAGGAACAGGGCAAGAAGTACGCAATTGTCATGATCACGACCGAAGCGGACACGGATATCTCGAGCGAATTGCGCGAGAAGGGAGCCGGAGCCTGTATCGGAAAACCATTTTCGCCAGATCAACTCGGTGACGCGATTTCCGCGGTCATGGGTTGA
- a CDS encoding chemotaxis protein CheA: MSDDDLELLQEFRTESLEHFEQVEPLFLEIEHVDAERRTEVVNTIFRAVHSVKGAAGFFGQTLIQELAHAGETLLMKVRDGELEYRPEMTDALLAALDTLQQLVEALPEEELELDITKHQEQLRAVAEDGGAPKPADATTESAEIVEAAEAAVPSETAEDSVEETAPDASPALADPMAQIPIDIVEEARRHGRKFFQIVPPYVDAPSLERVRTAAQALGSVISEQVEENGAFFVITSVLERPLLAEALGVDSEGIVQLNLPELEAVEPPAPTAEQPSAPAAAPTKSAPEKKAGSKEAASGDGADTIRVSVRLLDQLMNLAGELVLARNQLVSQLREVEDANLRTVLQNIDLVTSELQGNIMNTRMQPVGSVFKRFHRVVRDMSRKLGKKVELTLEGSDVDLDKSIIEMLGDPLTHLVRNGLDHGIEPPEDREAAGKNPTATLRLRAYHENGLVNIEIIDDGRGVDPEKMKSVAVGKGVLDEEATTRLSDQDAIMLMFAAGLSTAKEVTDVSGRGVGMDVVKSNIKKLGGKIDVDSEIGKGTTIRIRLPLTLAILPSLIVGVGNERFAVPQVNLIEVVSVHPEDEAGRIGTIRGAPALRHRGSLLPLVWLADVLDIPDVTRGWTPSGEDGSDQVTGLDSAVNILVLRVDQNQYGLVVDRIQDTEEIVVKPLAEMIKECRAFTGATIMGDGRVAMILDVNSVASQSQLQFDEPSASETVDDEAVQEQSNHQELLLFTSSADEQFAVELDQIVRLERIEQSQIETVGNKEFIQYRDRGLPIIRLENHIPVQSFQAAGEDMFVLIPRVNGMEVGILAREVVDTVRADVSLERHDSGNPTIAGRAVVGGRLTMFLDAGLLVDGLTGRAA, translated from the coding sequence ATGTCTGATGATGATCTAGAGCTGCTCCAGGAATTCCGCACCGAGTCACTCGAGCATTTCGAGCAGGTCGAACCTCTGTTCCTCGAAATCGAGCATGTCGACGCGGAGCGCCGCACCGAAGTCGTGAATACGATCTTCCGGGCCGTTCACAGCGTCAAGGGAGCGGCGGGTTTCTTCGGACAGACACTGATTCAGGAACTTGCGCACGCCGGTGAGACCCTGCTCATGAAGGTGCGAGACGGCGAACTCGAATACCGGCCGGAGATGACCGACGCGCTGCTCGCTGCACTCGACACGCTACAGCAGCTAGTAGAAGCCCTCCCCGAAGAGGAACTCGAACTCGACATCACAAAGCACCAGGAGCAGCTGCGCGCCGTGGCAGAGGACGGCGGAGCGCCGAAGCCTGCAGACGCAACGACCGAGTCTGCCGAGATAGTCGAGGCGGCCGAGGCGGCCGTTCCCAGCGAGACGGCCGAAGATTCCGTCGAAGAAACCGCGCCAGATGCGTCCCCCGCCCTGGCCGATCCGATGGCCCAAATCCCCATCGACATCGTCGAAGAGGCGCGACGCCACGGGCGGAAGTTCTTCCAGATCGTTCCTCCCTATGTAGATGCCCCGTCTCTCGAGCGGGTGCGAACGGCGGCCCAGGCTCTCGGCTCCGTGATCAGCGAGCAGGTCGAGGAAAACGGGGCCTTCTTCGTGATCACTTCAGTCCTCGAGCGCCCTCTGTTGGCAGAAGCTCTCGGTGTGGATAGCGAAGGCATCGTTCAACTGAATCTCCCGGAGCTTGAGGCGGTAGAGCCGCCAGCGCCGACCGCAGAACAACCCTCGGCACCCGCTGCAGCTCCAACGAAGAGCGCACCTGAGAAGAAAGCCGGTTCAAAGGAAGCGGCTTCAGGCGACGGCGCGGATACCATCCGGGTGTCGGTCCGACTTCTCGATCAGCTCATGAACCTGGCCGGAGAACTCGTGCTCGCCAGGAATCAACTCGTCAGCCAGCTGCGTGAGGTAGAAGACGCGAACCTGCGGACCGTGCTCCAGAACATCGATCTAGTCACGAGCGAATTGCAGGGCAACATCATGAACACTCGAATGCAGCCCGTCGGGTCTGTCTTCAAGCGTTTTCATCGCGTCGTTCGAGACATGTCGCGCAAGCTCGGAAAGAAGGTCGAGCTGACACTCGAAGGAAGCGACGTCGATCTGGACAAGTCGATCATCGAAATGCTGGGTGATCCACTGACGCATCTGGTTCGCAACGGTCTTGATCACGGCATCGAGCCGCCAGAAGATCGCGAGGCGGCCGGGAAGAATCCTACGGCCACCCTCCGGCTTCGTGCCTATCACGAGAACGGTCTCGTCAATATCGAGATCATTGACGACGGACGCGGGGTCGATCCCGAAAAGATGAAGTCGGTTGCCGTAGGCAAAGGCGTTCTCGATGAAGAGGCTACAACGCGCCTCTCGGACCAGGACGCAATCATGCTCATGTTCGCGGCGGGCCTTTCGACCGCGAAGGAGGTCACCGACGTCTCCGGTCGCGGTGTCGGCATGGACGTCGTCAAGTCGAACATCAAGAAACTCGGTGGAAAGATCGACGTCGATTCGGAGATTGGGAAAGGAACCACGATCAGGATTCGCCTGCCTCTGACGCTCGCGATCTTGCCTTCGTTGATCGTGGGCGTGGGGAATGAGCGTTTCGCAGTGCCCCAGGTAAACCTGATTGAGGTCGTCAGCGTTCACCCGGAGGACGAAGCCGGCCGCATCGGCACAATCCGCGGCGCTCCAGCCCTGCGACACCGCGGAAGTCTCCTTCCGCTCGTCTGGCTGGCCGACGTACTGGATATTCCAGATGTCACTCGTGGCTGGACACCCAGCGGGGAAGATGGGTCCGATCAGGTAACCGGCCTCGATTCCGCAGTGAACATACTCGTGCTACGCGTCGACCAGAACCAGTACGGCCTGGTCGTAGATCGGATCCAGGACACCGAAGAGATCGTCGTAAAGCCGCTTGCAGAAATGATCAAGGAATGCCGTGCCTTCACAGGCGCAACGATCATGGGCGATGGTCGGGTAGCCATGATCCTGGATGTAAATAGCGTTGCATCTCAGTCGCAGCTTCAGTTCGATGAACCGAGCGCGTCCGAGACCGTTGACGACGAAGCGGTTCAGGAACAGTCGAACCACCAGGAGCTTCTGCTGTTTACGTCGTCCGCAGACGAACAGTTTGCCGTCGAGCTGGACCAGATCGTAAGACTCGAACGGATCGAGCAGAGCCAGATCGAAACCGTGGGAAACAAGGAATTCATCCAGTATCGGGACCGAGGTCTTCCCATCATTCGCCTGGAAAATCACATTCCGGTCCAGAGTTTTCAGGCAGCGGGCGAAGACATGTTCGTGCTGATCCCGAGAGTGAACGGCATGGAGGTGGGAATTCTCGCTCGTGAAGTCGTCGATACGGTGCGGGCGGATGTATCTCTCGAGCGGCATGACAGCGGGAACCCGACGATCGCCGGACGCGCGGTGGTCGGCGGACGTCTCACGATGTTCCTGGATGCCGGGTTGCTCGTGGACGGTCTGACAGGGAGAGCAGCATGA